CGTGAAGGTGTGCAACCAGTTCGGGTACACCACCCGCGAGGTGCCCGGCGTCATCGAGACGCTGATCGCCAAGATGCGGTCCGCGCTCGGCGGCCTCGACCTGGCCGACCTCAGCTACGCCGCCTGACCGCGACGCGCCCGGGATGCCGCACTCACACCAGCTCCGGCATAGCTGGAACCACAACCGAAAGGACCGACCACCATGTACTACCCACTGCCTGCCGACTCCCCCACCCAGCAGATCGCTGCCGCTGTCCCCGCTCCCGTCCCGCTCTCCATCGAGGCGTGGCAGGACCAGATCATGCTCGCCCGCATCAAGCAGCAGGGTGACCTGTGGCGGCGCGGCGAGCGAGCTGATCTCCGCTGGCTGATCCAGCGCAAGGTGTTCAAGACTGAGCTCGACGAGCACGAGGTCATGCGCTGCCTCGGGCACCCGACGCTCGGCCCAGCCTTCCGGCGGTACATGGAGCGCCAGATGCTCGTCAAGGAGATCGCACGCTCGATGCGTGAGGCCCGCGACGGAATCGCTGTCATCGAGGTTACTGGCGGCACTCGCTGAAACAGGGGCCGGACTCTGTCACACCTCACCGCCGCGCCCCGCGCATAGATGACCTGGAAGGGGCGAGTGACTCAGGGGACGGAGTGCTCGCCCGCGAGACCTGCCACCCGCACCACCCAACCGCCCGCACAACCCGTGCGGGCGGTTTCCCCGCTGGAGGAGGAGGAACGCATGGACGGTCGCAGCGAGTTGGAGCAGCTTGCGCTGACCCTCGCAGCACCAGATCCCGACCTCCGCGTCGATCTGACGGTCCGCCTGGGCGCAGGTCGCTGGCAGCCGACGCAGTTCTTCACGATCCCCGCCCTACTGGCGGCAGTCGGCCGACCGAGTGCGCCTTACGTCGCGTTCCTGGCCGAGCTTGACGACCGAATGCCAAGGCTTGTCTCCGTCACAGGTGACGGCCGGCATTTCGTCATCGACGCGGGGACCGACCCTGCGGAGCAGCTTCGACGGGTGCAACGCCGCGCCGTCCACGACAACGATCATGGCCGGCTCATCCCCACGTCGGCGGCGGCCGGGTGGGAGTCGGCTGCCCCGGGCCAGGCCTTCACTCGACGGGAAGCTGCCGGCATGGTCGCCGCCATCTTGCTCGCCCATCACCTCGACGACGACCCTGATGAGTTCGTGCTGCTCTGAGTGCTGCGCGGTGTCGGCTCGCGGCCGTACCGTTGAGGAGGAGGTGCGCGATGTCGGTGGAGTGGTCGCCTGTCGGCAACGCCCACGCGATCGAGTGGGTAATGCAGACGGCACCGGGCCAGCAACCGTACGCGCTGATCCGCCTGCTGCAGATGGGCGACCTCTCCCGCCCCGACGAGTTCTACCGGGTGGTGACCTGGGCGCCGACCAGCGAGGGGCGCCGGCTGATCGGCTACTGCCCCACGCTCGAGGCGGGAGCTCAGCTCGCCTGGGATTACTACAGCGCACTGAGTAACCTCCGCCACCATTACGCCGCACGCCGCGCAGACATGAGCAAGATCGACGAGCTGAGTGGGGATCCGGCCGCCTTGGTCGCGTTCTTTCGCCAGCACCGCGGCGAAACTCCCACCGGAAGGCACACTATGACCGCAGGGCCACCTGACGCAGGGCGAGCAGAGGACGCCGCGCTCCGTGACGCATCGAATCGGGCAATCGACGGGCTCCTCGCTCAGCTGGAAGCGGGTGCGCCGAAGTCGTCGATCGTGGCCGGCATCCGCGCGGTGCGTTCCGTTCAAGCGCGAGCGCATGTCGACGGCAGTGCTGCGGCGGTCACGCGACAGATCACAGGGCTTGCCGGGCGGCTACGCGGCCGAGAGCCGGTGGACGCGGCCGAGGCGCTCGGCAACCCGCGGGACCTTCCTGTAGACGCGGTCGTCTCGTACGACACCATGCGCGAGGCCGCGAATCGTCTCGCCGCGTGGCACAACGCCCGCCGCACGGATGACGACGAAGCCGCAGATCTCGTCAGCTCCACGTGGAAGCGGGCGGAGGCCGTGGACCACGAAGACGACGACGAAGTGCTGCTCGCGAGGGAGCGGTTCGCGCGCGAGCTCCGCTGCTTGCAAGGTGCCGAATAGACCGGCGAATGATGCTCCTCTCCAATGGCGTGTGTGAGGGCGACACTCATGGTCGGAGTGGGGCGCCGTCATCGACCGGCTCGTCGCTGCGCTCCTCGCCGTTCCGCCGGCGGCCCGCCCGCGCGGCGTCGACCGTTCCGTGACCGGCTCGGCCCCGCTGGCGTCCCGTCGCCGCGGCGTCGCCCTACGCTTCGTGCCCCTCCGCCAACATGGCTTTGACCGTGCGCGCGTACAACTCCGCCGTGATTGCCTCGTTCAGGGTGGCACGGACGAGTGCTCTGACAGGCCCGTCGGCGGTGACCCGGCCGTCGGAGATATCCGGCGGGTCGGGCATTGTGACAGGCAGCTGCGGCACTCTGGGGAGCGCGACCAGGCGGGAGACGAATGCGTCCTCGGTGATCTGACCGGCGGTGAGGGCGTCGACAGCAGCTTGAACGTCTGCTGCCGGGTTGTACTCGTTCATCGTGCCCTCCTCAGATGCGACTGTAACGGCCACGGCCGACGCCGGGGTTCGCGGTACGCCGATCTGACGGCCGAGGACTGCTGACCATGCCGGCGCCCGCGGACCGCGTCCCGGGGCGCCAGCGAGGCGCAGGCGGGGCGCGCTGGAGGTCTTCTCGGGTGGTCGGCGGCGGCGGGTACCCTGGCGGTCCTGACCGATCGGGACGACGGACACCAGGAGCCGTCTCTGCTTGATGTTTTCCGCGACGCGGAGCCCGAACAGGACGTCGAGGTCGAGTTTCCGACGGCGAACCTCACCTCTCCCGCCGCGTTCCCGGACGACGAGCTCGCAGCCGAGGCGGACGAGGTCCGCGACCGGGAGCGCGAGCAGGCGATGGACCCCGGCGACGGTCCGGAGCGGGGCGTCGGCGGATCGTCAGAATAGTAGCGCCGCCGTTAGAAAAGTAGCGACCGAGCGGTGCGCCGCAGCAGGACCGGGTTGAACGCTGCGACGCACCTGGTACGGACTCCTCGCTGCGAGCCGGTTCCACGACGAACAGAATGCCCGGTGACCGGTCAGGGCGAAAGACGCCGCGAGAACGGTCCGGAAGCGGAACGGGCGGAACGGTGACGGAGCGCCGGCCGCAGAGGGTAACAGGACGTGGGCGGGTGCGCGTGGCGGCGAGCGACTGAGGAACAATGAGCCGGTCCGCGGCCCGGTGGACAAGGTCGTCTACGCCACGATGGCGGGCCGCGGCGAGTCGGTGGTCAGCGCTACCCTGGCGGCAACGAACCCGCAGAAGGTAGGAGGACCCGTGGCGGAGCAGCTCGACGTCACGCTCTTGGAGAGCGATGACGAGCGGCAGGCGTACGCCGAAGCGCGGAAGTACGTTGCGCCGGGCAAGCTCGCCGGGGCGATCATCTGGGGTGTGATCCTGACGATCGCTGCCGGGTTCGCTGGTTTCGGGGCCGCTGAGTACTTCCGGAATGACGGCTACGCCCCGTTCGCGGACTCGCTGGTGACGCCGGCGGCCTGGATCGCAACCATTCTCTGCGCCTTCCGCATGCTCGCCTGGGCGCTCGAGCGGGGCAGCGAGTCGGAGAAGGCGCGGGACGAGAATGTTCGGCAGTTCAAGCGCAAGATCCGCTACGACGACAGGGTGCAGCGGCGGGCAGCTACCGCGGATTACGAGCGCCGTCGCGCGGAGTGGGAGGCGGCACATCCCGACTACCCATACGATCGGCACCTCAAAGATCTGAGGGAGGCCGACGCCCGCGACGACGAATGGCGGTACCGCATGAGCCGGCCGAGCTACCGGCCGCACTACGGCGGGCGCGGCACCGGCCGCAGCGGAGGTGGATCGGGCCGACGGCGCTGATCAGGCCGCCCAGCGCTCCTTCAGCCACCCCCGTTATGGTGACAGATCCTCAGTAACACTCGCCTCCGAGCGATCGATCCGCCAAGATGGGCCTCACCGCCGAACCGAACGGCTGGAGGACTCCATGCGACGTTGGACCCGCGCCCTGACCGCTGCGGTGGTGGCGCTCACAGTTTCCACCGTCGCCCTGACCGCCTGCACGCCCGCGTCGGCGACCGCCAAGAACAGCATGTCCGTGCACGCCGGCCAGGACGCCCACCTCACGACGTCCGGCGACGCCCTCCTTGTGAACGTACCCGGAAGCGCGATCGAAGGCTCCGGGCGGATGAGCGTAAGCCCGGTGTCGGACCCGGCCCGCGGGAACGGATGGCGGATAGCCATGTCCGGCGGAGCGAAACTCGTCGGCAGCGCGACGCTGCGGTTCAAGCACGACTTCGCGAAGGGTGAGCCGGCCCCGGTCGTGGTCTCCACCGAAGATGGCTCCACGTTCACCCCGGCGGAAGACGTCCGAGTGTCCGGTCGATACGCAGAGGTGACCACAACCCACTTCTCCAACTGGTTCACCACCTGGTGGGGCGACGTGCTCAATGGAGCTCGCGGGCTCCTTGACACCCTCTACAAAGGAGCCGGGAAACAGCCAACGTGCGCGCACGAGGACGACGTGCGGAAGCAGGGCTACGCGATCAAGTCAGACGGCGGCAGCCTCGTCTTCTGGTGTCTCGGGCTGGACGCCAACGGCGCCCCGCAACTCCGTGTGACGAACGGGCGTGGATATACCGTCCTCAGCGAGAGTATGCCGGGCTTCAGCGCAACGTCTGGTGGACCCACGGACCTCGCCGGGATGGTCGCAAACGCCATCAAGGACCGCGTGTCCACGCCCGGCGACACCGTCAATCTCGTCGGCCCCGGCGACACCATCGACTACTCAGTAACCGGAACAGGGACCATGCTCGTCGGCGTGAAGCCATCGGCGGCGGGATACCTAGTCTCCGCCGGGCAGTTCGCGGTGGACACGCTGGCCATGATCCTCGACAAGTTTGGGCACGGCGGAATGTCACGAGAGGCGATCGCGAAGCTGTTCGACTGGGGCTCCTGCATCTCCGGGTTCAGCAGCATGGCAACGGCTGACGTCCAGACGAGCGCCCAGGCGTTCAACTACCTGAACGACGCCACCGGCACCATCCTCGGCTGCATGTCAGGAGCGATCGAGCGAGCCGGTCTGGGTCTCGCAGGCGCTGCGATTGCGACTGGGGTGTCGTGGCTTATCTCAGGGGTACGGACCGCGCTCAACGGCTTTGGGGCCGCAGCCGACTCCGCGCTCAATCCGTTCGGGTACACGATTACTCTCAGCGCGCCCGCCCCCACTCTCCCGGGACTGCCGGCCGAGCTGAGTGGAAGGTGGTGTCCGCGTTCAGGCCAGGATGTGTGCTTCGACTCCGCCGAGCTTCTAAGCAGATGGCCAAACGCCTTCGTGAGCGACACTTCAAAGGACTACCCGGTACCGGGTGCAACCGAATACGGGATCTGCGCAGAAGCAGACATGGGTCCGAACGAATGCTCGATGGCAGCATCCATGTTCATCGCCTACTATCCGCCCGGTGTCAGCTGGAACTGTGTCCAGGTTGAGGTGATCGGACAGGGCTGGCCGTCGTGCGACCCAGATTTCACGTCGTCGCACGATGTGTCCCAGCCACGTGTAACGATCCTCTACAACCATCAGATGGATCCGCAGTTCCGCGATTCCGAGGCGCTGTACCGGGCGCATTGAGTATGGACGGGCACTCAGAGTGTTGTTCACTTCTAGCCGGCCGCCGCGACGAGCTCCTCGCTACGCGGAGAAGGGCTTGACCCTGGCGACGCTCGAGGAGCACATCCGCTCCATGAACGGATAGCGACCGGACCGCTTGCAGGCCGGGTTCGAGAAGGTTCCGTTGGACAGGGCTGTTGTCTCGAACGAGGTCACGACCGCCCGGGGTACCAGGCACCGCTCAGCGCGGCTACTTCGCAGCCGGGGATTGCCACTTGCAGGTCACGGACGCCCCCGCGCCGGTGGCTGTCCGGGAGTCCTTGACCTCGTTGTTGACAGTGATAGTGCAGCTGATGCTGGGGCTGTCTGCACTACTGACGGCAACGACCGTGAAGAGCCCGGGGTCGCCGACTCCTCCTTGCTGCGTGGCAATCGTTTTCGTCCACGGGAGTGCCAAATCGCTCAGTACCTCGCCCTGACCGCTCGAGTACGTCGTGTAGGTGATGCTTGGCGACGCTCCCGTCCCAGTGACGTCATATTTGATCGTGACGACAACCGACGGGTCGCTAGCCGGGCTGGCCGATTCACCCGCCTCTGTTGTCGCACCATCGGTGGATACTGACGGTCCGACTTGAGACGGGGCGGTCGAACATCCGGTCAGGACGGCGAGCAGAAGCGTAGCGGTGGCGACCAGACGAGGGAGTCTCACCACCACAGGTTATGGGCACTAATGGCGTTCCGCCTTCCCCACAAGGGGGCGGCCGTTCGACTGCGCCTCGAACGCATGCCCTAGCGCTGCCCAACGTGAGCTACGCCGCCGCGGCGAGCTAGGGAACGCCAGCGGCGGCGCAGCGGGCCCATGCCCGGCCTCTCGCTGCACAGCCGGGAGAGCGGTGCCCTAAGACCAGGGTGATCGGTGATGGGGCCGAGCGATAGGCAGCGCCGCGCTAGCAGCCGGCACCGTGACGCTCCGCGAGGTGGTCCCTCTTCCACCGGCGAACTGGCGGATGGTGCTCGGGCCGCTCCTGTTCGCGATCGCGTTGAACGCGCCGCAGGTGGGTCAGCTCGCCGGTGTCGGGTGGCTGATGTTCGCGATGGCGGCGCCGTTCGCATGCTCCGGGATGATGCTGCGCCGGTTCTCGCTCCGCCTAGCGGAGGCGGCCGGTCCGCTGTGGCGACAGATCATCGAGCTTGCGCTCGTGGTCGCGGGGATCGCTGGCCTGTCGATCGGGTTCGTGCTCGTGAACATGTTCGCGTGGATCATGGGACTCGGGCTGCTCACCTCGCCACACTGAGGCCCGGCACCAGGTCAGTCCCGCGCGGGCTTGCGGGCTCGGGAAATGAACCGTGGGTGCTTCACGACGTGGACGCCTCGACGACGGTCCGCGGGCGTCTCGATACCGACGAGGTAGAGTGCGCCTTCCACCGCCCAGCGCACCGTCAGGTCGGGTCCGCCGCCAGCTCAGCGAGGCGGTGCAGGTCGCGGTCGATACGCGCCTCAGCGACACGATCGAGGACGGAGAGATCGGGCATCCGGGTGGTCCTTTCCTGGTCAGGAAGGGTGGATGCGGCGGATCGCACCTGGAGGTGTCGCTGTCGCGCTCGCTATGCTTCGCGCGTGGGATTCGACGACGAGATGAACAAGCGCATCCGCGCGCGGGGGGAGGCTGCGCGCCAAGCGCAGGATAACGACCGGGCCCTCAAGCTCAGGATCCCCGCCCAGGCCGCCTATGTGCAGGCGGAGCTTGCTCAGCTGGCCGAGTACCTCTGGCCGCGGATCGAGGTCGTGCGAGTGAAGCCCGCGAACAGCGGCATCTTCACCAAGAGGACGCCGCCTGGAGTGCACCTTGTCTACGACCAGGTGCTCCTGCGTGACGGGTCCGTGATGAGTTGGGACAGCACCCCAGTCGATATCGCCTGGGCTCTGTCCGACGACCCCACTGCACCGACTCTGTTCAAGTACAGCCTGTGGTCCGTGGGGCCCGGTGAGCGGGATGTGGCCTGCAGGCAGCGGATCCATCCGGACTATGACACGCCAACTCTGGCAGTCCACGACTGGTGCCTCGAACTGGCCGAGCGCGCCATCGGGGCGGGCGCGTAGCCGCACCGTGCTGTGCGGTCACTCGGAACTGCGAGTCCCCCGGCCGCCGGCGGACGGATCTGCTTGTTCCACGTGCCACCGTCCGTCCGCTAGCGTGGGCCTCCGCCACACCATACGATTCAGCAATGACCGACGTGCGCGTTCACGGGACTGAGACGGCAGCCTCGGTGGCGACCTTCTCCGCCAAGCTGCCCGATGACCTCTTACTCACCGAGTTCGCCGACCTCACTGAGTCGGTGCAGGTGCTGGCGGCCTCCGCCAACAAGGGGCTCGAGTCGGAGAGCCCGACCTTTGTTCAGCGTGTCCAGTACGGCAGCGAGTTTCTGATCATCGTCGGGATCGTCACCGCCGTAGTCGCCCCCTTCCTCACCTTCTCAAAGGGTCTGGACTTCCTTGCATCGGCGGGGCTGAAGAACGAGGAACGCCTCGGCAAACGACAGGAACGATTGGCGCGCAAGCGCGAGATCAAAGTCGCTGAGGCTAGACTCATCGCGGAGAGACGTAAGGCGCGTGACGCGAAGGTCGACCCGACGGGTGCACCGGCCGTCAGGCGGCAGTACGACAGGATCATGCCAGAACAGCAGCGGGACGAACTCGCGGTCGTGATCGGCCGCGAAGCAGCGCAGAACCCAAGGGTGTTGACGGCGCTGGCCACGCTGGCTGAGTACGGTATCGACATCAGAGTCAGACGGGAGTAGACCTCCTGGTCTACTTGTTCAGTGCCACCGTCCGTCGGCGGCGGTCTTCCCCTAGGTGTAGGTCTTGTCGGCAGCGCTGACACCCGTGGCTCCCTGCTGGGAGGAGAGCGCGGCCCGGGGTAATCGTCTCGGCCGCCGCGCCAGGCGCTTCTCTGGCGGGCTGTTCCGGCGTCGGGAAACGGCACTTCGGAGGTTCCCTCCTCGGAGGGGAACTGAAAGTTCCTGAGGGCCCCTCGTGGCCGAAGACGAGGGGCCCTCGCTTGCGCCGCGGGTTCGGGCCGTGAGCGACACGGGCGCATCGCCGGCGTGACGTCGCGCGGCGTGGACGGGACGCTTGCGCGCGAGGAGCTCCCACCTTGTTTGGGGGTACGCAGGAGCCTGTGCGGCCCGGAAGCGCTGGATAGCGTGGAACGGCACTTCTACGTCATGGGGGATCTCAGCTTGACCACACGCCGCCGCAACTGGGCCATCATCTTCACCCTCCTCGGCGTCATCGCCCTCGCCCTCGCGATCGTCGGAACCCTCACCGTCATCAACTCGATGAACGGCACGCTCCGTGTCGAAGACGACAAGCCGGCGGCGACACAGGTCACGGCTGCCGCGGAGAAGCCAGCGCCGAAGCCCGGCGACACCGTCGACCAGAAGACCGCGTCCGAGATCCGCCGCAACGTCGACGGAAACCTCCGCGCCTACCAGATGCCGGACGGGACGTTCGTCGTTCTCGATCGGACGCAGCCGCTTCCCGCGGCAGTGAAGAGCGACCTCGAAGCAAAGGCCACAGCTGCACGCATCGCTGCCGGGCAGGACTTCAAGACCGCCGACGTTCCCGGCAAGATCCTCGGTGACCTGAGCTATCAGGCGGGGAGGCGGGGGATCCTCTGTGTCCAGCTGTGGTCCGGCACCGTCGACGGCACCGACCAGCCCGGGTTCTTCTGGGCGCCCGCGCTGTCACGCCAGTCGGTCGTTCAGGGGCAGCTGCACAGCGAGGCTGAATGCGTCGCCGCCGCGCAGGCGTACGTCGCATCTCAGCCGGATGCCGCCGACTGGGAAGTCCTGGTGGCCCACTGATGAAGGAACCCCGCATGCTCCGCCGCCGCACCGCCGCGTTCATCGCCATCGGCGCCGTCCTTAGCGTCACAGCTCTCGGTGCCGGCGGCTGGGCGGTGATGACGTCGATGGACCACTCGTTCACCTTCGCCGCGACCGCTCCGTCGAAGACTCCGACCGCCGCACCCACTCCGGTCGACGAGGAAGAAGCCGCGAAGCTCGCCGCGGAGAAGGCCGCGAAGGGCCTCACCGTCGGCGCTGTTCTCACCGCGGAGCAGGCGAAGACCATCAGCCACTACTGGCAGGGCAACCTCCTCCCCTACAAGATGGCCGACGGCACCCAGGTGCTCATCGCCCGCGACCAGCCGCTGCCGGAGAACGTCCGCGAAGACGCAGGCAAGAGGGTCGGGCTCACCAACCAGGCGGATGCGGCCGCGAACGACTCCACGCTCATGGGCGTCGCAGCCCTTCAGCGAACCCTGAGGGCCGACACCGGCCACCGCGTCTACATCGTCTCGCACGCGTACACGTACCTCCTCCCAGATGCCGAAGCGATGGGGTGGACGTGGGTGTCATCAGCGATCGGTGGGCAGGAGCAGTTCCCTGACGCAGCGGCCGCGGTCGCCGCCAGCCGAGCCAAGGCCGGCCCCGACGCCGAGATCATCGTCAGCCAGTGAAGGAACCCCGCATGCCCCGCCGCCGCACCACCATCATCGTGACCTCGATCGGGGTCGTTGCTGTCGCCGCGCTCGGC
This region of Leifsonia sp. fls2-241-R2A-40a genomic DNA includes:
- a CDS encoding MmpS family transport accessory protein, with protein sequence MVVRLPRLVATATLLLAVLTGCSTAPSQVGPSVSTDGATTEAGESASPASDPSVVVTIKYDVTGTGASPSITYTTYSSGQGEVLSDLALPWTKTIATQQGGVGDPGLFTVVAVSSADSPSISCTITVNNEVKDSRTATGAGASVTCKWQSPAAK